gacgtccaatagccgatgataagataaaaaatcaatgtgctccagtggcgtcgttaaataaaacaaacttttgtttgtttgttgggaaACAGAGAGAAAATATGGCGGTTTTAAGTGagcgttctaccactgagctacatcctgtctATTATTCAGACTagtgaagaaaggaaaggaatgtttgcatACTGCTAGAGTACGATTTCGACACATATGCTACTAAAAATATAGGCCATCAAATTCCAGACTTGTGTTTCCTTTAGCTTTGCCCTACACGCATATATTTCTTTGTCAGTCGTAGTTCTGTCTACTTCTTCAtaccaagtttgttttgttcaaagacaccactagagcacattaatttattaatcatcagctatatcaacattttgtagttttttcttgttgccttcagaggaaatccgctacatctgatcttttatataattttccccacagacaggacagcacataccacaacatttgatataccagttgtcgtgcattgattgggacgggaaaacaaatctgaaaatggatccaccgaggaggttcaaTCCTGTACCCAAAACACCTCAAGCGCTGTATTAACTGAGCTAGCTAGATCCAGCCCTATTCTTCATACCAAGTTTGGTTATCATAATTTTCAGTATCGTCAGTCTCCTTGGTACTAGTGTTTTACTAAAAATACAGATATCCTCACACATATGATATCgtcacagacaggacaaaaaCCATCACGACCGTCTATACTTCAATTTCGATCTGGTGAcataaccaccatcatcaccattttcacacaaccatcatcatcaccactatatCGATCGTTATCATaatcttattttatttgtaaaggTTTGGgttacattgtttttgttttttttaaacatgattaTATAAGGGCAATAATGTGTGCGCGTACTCTCttaaaacacacacgcacacacacacggatacaattttgattattttcaaaatattcgaGTGTTATTAACTTCACAATAAACTGTTTGAAATGACATCGACATTCACtttcatattttaattgttgataAGCAATTAATGCACACAGTACAATTGCACTGAGTATTTAAAAAGGTTACAGCGCTTTGTAAATTCtgtgtgatatttttttttttccttttttttttttttccttttacatTTTTGTTGAGAACAAAAATCGATAAAGCTGCGTGTAACGGGTACGGCGCGTGGCAGCACGTGCGTGGTCTCAGTTAACGAAGCATGCACGGCGATACATGATTGGTTGAAATAATGCGGCTTGCAACCCAGAGGCATTTAAGGCCACGCGCAAATATTCGATTCTTTTCTTATCCATTttaatttcttctttctttcttcttttttttcacatagAATTCAACTTTTGTAATATTAAtcgaaataagaaaaaaaaatcatcgtTTTGTCCGTACCGACTCTTCGTGTTCGCATTAACCCCTTTGAAGCTTCGAGGTCCATTCTAGTTCAGCATTAAATGGAAGGTTGCTCAACAAAGGCAAAGTAAATAGATATGTTGCATTCAATGTATTTAACGCCATTCAGCGTCTATTGAACTTTTGAGAtatggcatatcaaaggctatgcAGAAATATACTACACGCCCCACAGATAATGGCGGGAGGGGGTGAAATAGGGGGAACATTATTCCATATTTGGAAGAGCCGAAATATGATTGGCCGAGCGACGCGGCAGCTGCAGATGGTCGCGTGGCTTAAGTGATTGACACAATCTCAAACACCTGCCGGTGACGTCACAATAGCGCGTGCGGCACAGAGCAAAGGGTATTTGAAGGTCTTCATTTGCACCTTTCATAGGAAGGTATTTCATTTCTCAGGGCACTTTATGTTACTGATTGAAGACCTAAAAATGTAAAAAGTGGGGCCAGACGAGCGAATCGAGTTGAGACAGCCATACAAACGGGCCAGGTTCATGCCCGGGTTAACCAAACGAGCATCACCTTACTAGGTCCCTGGCCTTACTTTTCATTCCATCTGCCCCTATTCAGGCAAATATTTCTTTAGGCTATTTGTAGTCTTATTTTGAAAATGCTGATGCGTGCTAGTTTTTTTCGTTTtatctcacttttttttcttatcaaTAGATGGATGTTTAAATTCctgaatacaatttttgttaaaaaatatttcagtgaaataagttttaataaatgtatattaaaactaataaataaataaataaataaataaataaattataatctaCTTTTAAAAAGTCCTTGAGGCGTAGAAATAAATGGGCAAAACACGGTCATAAATTTGAGAGAATGTGAGTAATAAATTAATCCTGGATAACAAGTCACGTGCCCACAACGTGAATTGTATCTTCAAAAGTATGTGATTTAATCCCAAGcccctattatatatataagggCACTTAATCGATAATTTCGGCTAAAATTGTATTTGCTCTGTTCGGAATTCAAAACATCAGGCGGCCATGCAGACTGAGCACGTGCCCGGAACAATGGCGCTCTCGCAGGCTGTCATGCAAATGAGGCTGGCGCGTGCCACCCGGAACTTATGATAAATTTCCATTATCATCCAAGCGTACATTAATTTTGTTGGGCTCAGCTAGGATTATTTTTCTTCGTTTTCGCCAGCTGATTTTCTCCAGCGACGCGGGCCCCGGGGTCAGAATACTTGCAggatatgttaaaatatttgctTCGGTATGGAAATGGCAGTATTTGCTGGATTCATATTTAATACAACCAAAGTTGCATAAACAaatcatagtaataaaaatttaaaacccaGTACaatgaaaaactaaaataacaaaGAAACGATCAACAgaagataatatatattttaacgtatgttttcgtgttttttaaatgtcactATTAACTGAAATGCTGCATATCtttcttactttctttttttttcttcttgtttttcttttcttttctaaatgttttggctttaataaacaaatgtcattatatttatttttatatttatttatgttttttaattatttcattgtttttttctctcatttatttcagtttaaaaCTATTTCATTTGGATAATGACAACGACGCTGTTTTAAATACCGATTTGTTATTATTCTCGGCTTCGGGGAACAACCTTCACCTCATTTGCCAATAAACAGTTAATTTGAATATTGATTGCCAACTGCCCTTTGAGATTTTAGCATGACACGATTTGTGcgcgtggtgtgtgtgtttctgaagagtaaataacaaaacctggatgaaataaatagaaatagcGCCAAATTTGATAACAAACggctaattttaatattgactGCAAATTAAGTGTTATGGTTTGATATCACGATTTCTGCACGTGGTCTTCACAAGACGAACGAAGTTCCAAGCCTGATAATATACAAATGAATTTAAGGAAAGCTTTTATTATTtccatatttatattaatagcGTCAGTATAAATGTTGTGTTAGTACAcattgtgtatatttaaaaacaagttattgttgtatttaaatctaaatattgtatttgttaaaatatttattaaacattaaacacaaaatgtagttttaattatcTGTACCAGACACTTTGGGATCATTTCGAACGTGGGTTGGGGGAAAATGTAAGCAATTACTAACATCAATAATAAAACACTATAAGCTACTTGATGGGGATGGGTGTTGCACATGAGCGTGGGTTGGGTTATGTTTATCTAGGAGTATATCTAACTTAGAATaacgggggtgggggagggggtggggggagggtagTAAACAGGAAAGGGTGTCTTCAgcatagaaaacaaaaatcgcTTTTATACTAAAAAGGGAACTATTTGTAAGTTTTCCAAGGGCAGCAGCCTCTTACCCACCCACATCCCTCTCCGCTCAGTTACATTCATGTAATATACCAGCCCtcaacccccccaacccccccccccccccccccacacacacacacacaatatgaaTTGTATACTAGAATAAAATTTTGGATGTGCGgcaatattatatgtattgcaTGCCCGTAAAcggtttgggggggttttggtgCTTTTTTGactctatataaagataaaaatgtggGTTGTGTCCCCACCCCAATTAGAGCCTGTGACACCCCAATTAGAGCCTGTGACACCCCAATTAGAGAGTGTGTtcccactccagatattgttctTACGggcttgtattgtatactagaATAAAATACTGTACTAAATTACATACCAAATTATAGTGTTGAAGTTTCCAGTaattggtggtgggggtggggaggtgggGAGGTTGTTATATTAATTCGACCTTCAACCGAGTGGTGcgcttgcgtgtgtgtgtgttaggtgGGGTTGGTGcgcttgcgtgtgtgtgtgttaggtgGGGTTGGTGcgcttgcgtgtgtgtgtgttaggtggggttgtgcgtatgtgtgtgttaggTGGGGTTGGTGcgcttgcgtgtgtgtgtgttaggtgGGGTTGGTGcgcttgcgtgtgtgtgtgttaggtgGGGTTGGTGcgcttgcgtgtgtgtgtgttaggtgGGGTTGGTGcgcttgcgtgtgtgtgtgttaggtgGGGTTGGTGcgcttgcgtgtgtgtgtgttaggtgGGGTTGGTGCGcttgcgtatgtgtgtgttaggTGGGGTTGGTGGGGGCAATATGTATCATCTTTAAAGTTGGGTCTTTGGCTGTGCCCACTACTGGCGCCTATAAAAATGTACCTGATAGCAAGGTAATGGAGTCAGGGAGTGGAGGGTTGTCAGGGGCGGAGGGTTGGGTTGGTTCACAATTCATTCTGTAAACACGGATGATCGGTGCAGATCTTGCAAGAAAATGACGAGTGAGTCACGCTAATCACAACACGACTAATTAACTACACAGGCGATCAAAAATACATAGCCTTATTTATCCGCGTGGATAGCAAGCTTAATACAGACTAGCGGTAAGCCTGTTGGCAGGCTATATGTTCTTACTGTTTTTAAtgtgtcattaattttgtatgttaacAACGGGAAAtgtgtcatattttatttactttttatttttactgttcgACACTTTACGtattttaattgaaaatatgttttgttaattttgaatcTCATTACCTACATACAGATATAGAGACAGatgatagatagagagatagataaatagatagatagattagatagatagatagatagatagatagacaggtAGCCATTTAAAAAGATAGACATACACATAGACAGCTAGatcatagatagacagacagacaggcaggcagacaggcagacaggcagacaggcagacagacatatatattatataaatggtatctagaCCGACAGACAGCCGGATATATGGTATAGatgatatagacagacagacagacagacagacagacagacagacagatagtatAGACAGACATACTGTCAATTAACCAACTATTTGACACGTTTACATCTACCgaatgttcaagcacgtctgtcttGGCACACTCCGAGTTTCCCggagaatataaaaaaaatatgtctgtgtgtgtgtttcattgCTGGCTGTTTTTATCATGTCCACTAGAATAgacagtaataaataatttgtggacaaatctgtctgtctgtctgtccaaatATAGGTGTCGGTAATACGATTTCAAGATTAGTGAATCTACCGAATTTGTCATTTGTGATCTCAGCGACAATTgtgcaatatttattttttacgttTTAGAAAAAGTGATGCTGTGAAATGTCAGATGCTTACTTAAAGGCATTAATGAGTCCATTTAGtacacattaatatataaattagcGCCATTCGCCTGAATTGAACATAACTGTTCACAATCGTGTTCATGTTTGTCATAGCTTCTGCAATTTAATTAGCCCACGTGTCAAATGTTAATGTTCTCTAAATAAAACGGACGGTAGTGCAAATTAAGTGATTCTATAGTTTTACCAGTCTTGGGAACGTAGTTAGTTAAGGCACCTgttaaatgttgttattatattctGAACCGGTTTTACCCAATGGGGCCACCTTgcgactagtatattaaagggtGGTATGTGTAGTCCTGTCTGTAAGTAAATGCAGGCTTTGTGGCGGCaactggtttcttctctatctTGACCAAGTGTCGCAATAATTATGTTTGACACTATATAGGCAGGCGTATTGTAAAAATgtgctaccggcctcggtggcgcagtggttaagccaacggactacatgctggttaggtacagggttcgcaacccggtaccggctccaacacagagcgaattcttaagggtccaatgggtaggtgtaaggccattacaccctcttctctctcactaaccaccaaccaactaacaactaacccactgtcctggacagacagcccagatagctgaggtgtgtgcccaggactgcgtgcttgaaccgtaattggatataagtacgaaaataagttgaaatgaactgaaaatgtgctgagattTCGTTATATAAAGATGCTATGtctaaaaatgtttacaaattgaGAATAGCATCAGCCATCGATGACACATTAAATGGCATGTTAACCATTCTTCTCCTAAAGGTTACGGTCACTGAAAAGGAAGCAGGTAGCAGTAACAAAAGTTTTAGGACAGAATAATATCACTCGTCTTCTtcagcttttttttttgtagggggcggggggggggggggggggctgctaccgtttgacacacacacaccctataTACCCATGGCTTTGGTGATCCGTTAATAACAATTAGATGATCGCGATAAATAAAAGATTGTTGAAATTTCTCACGCTAAAAATGACGCTAATTAATTATGCATTACCAGTTTGCCGTCTGCCTGGATGGGCGGATACTGGCCGATTGTGAACGGGTGGGTAACGGTGATGACATGTGGTAAGTGTATTGGTACAGGACGATGACAATACATTAAGCGAATAATCACCGCGGGAAGCTTTCATTATAAAACTGTCATATCTGGTTGAAATATGTTTGCGTAAATATTGTATGAGATAGAAATTCAGAGCGGCGTATCTAGCGATGGACAGAGGATGTTTCACACATgcccctcgccccccccccccccccaaaaaaaaaaaaaaaaaaaaaaagataaaaaagttTATCAGATTTATCAGTGCTCCTATAATTTTCACCGTACTCAGTATTTTCGGCTTAGTGCGAGTCCGATTTTTTATACCATGTAATAACTGATTTTATTCAATATACTAATAGTATTCGACTCTGAAAATCGTTTGGCAaagatcttcttttttttaccatgaTTTACCTTTTTCTTTTATACTTAGGAAAGATGATCCacctctgtctgtttgtttaacCTGTATTATGCAATCATCTAAAGGAATATCAAAATGTGACGTCTTAAAGCAGGTGTTTGCTTAATTGAGGTAAATGTGTACTATATACTTTTTATATACAGTTGTACTATATATTATACCTGTGACTTTCCTTCCTCCCTCATACTCTTGAACAAGACGAAATGTCGagttttattatctttttttaattgtctgtGGGGTTTTTATGTGTATGGTTTTAAGACGAAGActtgtttaaattattgaaCTACATATTGAAACGATTGTGAACAACGCTGTGGTGGTCGCTGTGGTGGTGTCAGGGATGTCTCACAATTACTGTTCTGTACCTATAGCATGTAATACAGCTAATTAAACACTTGACTAAAATGTCATTAACGAGCATTCCTTTTCGTTCAGGACTCACACTAGAAAGAATTctgttttagccaattttcttCACGTATTCTACACATTTCCTTGAAAATCTTTCAAAAGTGGTTAATTTAATGAcaattttattatcaaaatactAAACTTTGCAGCCACTTTGTATGGAAATTAGCAAATGGTTAATTTGGCAGTTTGCCTTTCCTAATAATGTAGTTAGTGTATGCTCTGGGATTTAATAACGATGATAATTTATTTCCGTGTTGATtatgttcaaacacgctgtcctgggcacacaaacTAATTGTCTAGGCCGTCTAACCaaaacagacattgatatttcaGAGAGgacaaaatttttatttaaccgCAACTCAGCATATTTTTAAACTAATGCCATTGTGGTTTGATCGCACTCTGTCGCCACACAGACAACTCGTAACCATTAGAAACCAGTCATATTTGGGATATTAATTATGATGGCCGGATTTCGGGGAGGGGGCGACATGAAACTACCAATGCTTACCAACACTGCCCATCGCTCAGCATCATATTTAGCACAACTATTCCAATAAGTTTATGTTCCCTCATCTCTTCCTTGACACACTATCAAAATGATAGTGTGACGGATCCGACGTGACTGGTGGGTGTGGGGGGTGAAGGTGGGGGCGAGGGGGTGATGTAAGTATGCGGTGTCGTAAATGGGACTTTAAGATTGAGGTCGCTGGAATATAATGAATGGCGTGGGTGCGTATATAGCGAAGTCAGATGTTGTACCCATTACAGGCGTGCTTGAATATGTTCATGGAAACACGCCAAATATAACTCATACCCATACCCAGTACAACTTTTCCAGctttggtggtgtagtggttacgtTATTGGCgttaagtctggtaggtactgggttctcatcCCGGTACCTGCTTACACCTAGACGGAgtgttaacgactcaatgggaaAGTGTTAGGCGACTCCTCTCTCATTAACACTAATAACTAACTATTGCCTACAACCCATTGCAAACAGcgattttttgttttacgaACGATTAAGGGGTGGGAGCAAGACCCAGTAGTAAagtactcgcctgatgcgcggtcggtctaacaTCGATTACaatcgttgggcccattgggctatttactcatccagtcagtacaccacgactggtatatcaaagtctaaGGTATATGCTAGCTAGTCCGAGgggtggtgaatataaaagatcccgtgctactaatggaaacaatatagcgggtttcctctctaagactgtcacaattaccatatgtttgatatccaataaccgatgattaacaaatcaatatgctctagtggtgtcgttaaacaaaacaaaatttacttttaCGTACGATTATAGAAATTAACAATAATGCAGCTAGTaaattagttattaattttattccatgacagtttgttatttatttttctaaacacAGTTGATTTATACCTTTTCTTATTAGACCATACTCTGGGGGCTCTGTCAGAGCCCAATCCCCTGCAGTCCCTTAGAGCccaatcccccacccaccccagtctCTCAAAGCCCAATCCGCCCACCCTCACACCCTCCAACTCTTCTCCACATGTTACGTCAAACAATTAAAGTGTCAAAAAGAGGAACAGAGGTAAACAAAATCCCCCGTTAGCAATTTTGCATGGCGACTGGCTGAATGGATCTAGGTCGGAGCCTTGGTGTAAATATAGATCTGACGGAAGTGGGAAAGTGTACTAAGTCATTCATCACACGTGAAATCAGACATACAAGCATTAGCGACTGGCACTGGGAATTACGtacaataagaaagaaaaaaaaaaaacatttaaaaacctAGGGggttataaaaatgtttgttctTTTGAATCAAAGTCTTCGTAGGATGAGCCCACTTCTCGACGCGAGTTGTACAGATCTATCCGAAGCCCAGAAGTGCAGCTGGTTAGAAAAAGTCTATGTTTACTCACAGGCCACGTGCAGGAAAGCGTAGTAAAAGTCTGTTGGGCGAGAATCAAATCGGTGGGCTGTCTTGAGCCTCTGCATATTAATAGAATTGACCTAGTCATTAATTGTTTACGCGCAAACGGCCACTTCAGCCAATCGATTGAAACGGGGCGGAGCTAGATGCTGTCAGTCAGGCGTCACGTGGGGACAGATGCCTCGCCAACCGCGTGGGTAAAAACAGCGGCAGAGTGAATGCAAGCTCAGTTAGAGTCCGTCTTCCATAGAAAGCAGAGGAGATCGTGACACAAGTTATTCTGTGAACCGCCCTTCCACTGAAGGTTTGCTGGATTTCACACaaggatttgtttttattctttccATTAACCATGGCACCTCAGCAACTGACAAAAGAAGAAATGGAGATGTTGCCAGAGTTTGGATCGCATGTGGTGGATCCGCAGTCGCTGACGCCGTATTCCGATGCCACAAACTGCAAGAAGCACACGAATCACATCAAACGACCCATGAACGCTTTTATGGTGTGGTCCCAACTCGAGAGAAGGAAGATCTCCGAAGTGTCACCCGAAATGCACAACGCGGAAATCAGCAAGCGGTTGGGGAAACGCTGGAAGTTACTTTCCGAGGAGGAACGCCAGCCGTACGTTGAAGAGGCGGAACGCTTGAGGGTGCTTCACATGCAGGAATACCCCGATTACAAGTACCGTCCGCGGAAGAAGGGCAAACCGACGACGACGCCGGGCAAGATCGATCACGGTAAGGTGTCTAAACCTACCTCTAAACCCGCTAGGAGTGACAAGAGCAAAAAACTTGCCAAAGCCACCGCTCAATACGTGCAGAACACTAACTGTGGCAGTACCACGAGCAGCCAGCTCATTAGCGCTAACAGACTCAAGTTGAAGCTCACCATCGATCGCAAATTTAAGGAGAGTATCAAGGCGAGTAAACAAGTGCCTGTGTCAAATAGCCAGCTGACTCCCCCAGCCAAGGTACCCTCCAGTCCAACTGTGTATACTCCCCCGACGCCAGAGTCGGCCAGTTTCTACCCCGAGGAAGCGTACGAGCCCACGACGTGTTCCCCCCACCAGGAGCCTCAGAAGGTCCAGCCCATTATCCAAAGACAGGCAGATCAGCAACCCGAGGGCTCCACCCTCGCAGACTTGGACAATCTCACCGATGTGTTACAACTGCCCTCCAACTGGCAGCTAGATTTGGGAAGTTTGGATTTAAGTAAGTTAACGGACACGGATTTCGCTTTTGACATTCAGGGAAGTGCTAACGGGTCTCATTTTGAGTTCCCTGACTATAACGCCGCAGAAGTGACCGAAATGATCGGGCTTGAGCACGACTGGCTCGAATCAAGCATAGGTTCACTCATTTCTACTCAGTGACATAATTTTTCGAAGGGACTTAAgtgcaaacaaatatatacattattattatagtgtGTTTTCCAATACTTTTTTTGTGAATGGATACGTGGACCACagacttttaaaagaaaactgTTGAAAAAAATCGTGTGACGCTGCCTGATAAGACTAGTGTACATTTGGgtgtatttatatttctttGGCAGCCAGCCGTGCACTTGAACTAAGTGTATCGACCCACGGACCTCAGGCCAGAAACTATGCATCTCAAACTTTTGAACTTGGAAGTGTACATAAAATTGCCAGTGTAAAGAATCCCGTGTATTTGGCTGTCCCTGTGTGTGATCATAGTGGTGGAAGGATCGCAGTCTTATTACAAACAACTGGGAAGATCTGATCGGAGCGCCAGTGCCGTTTGGTTGACTTGACCTCATTCTCAATCGGATTGAGCAGACGATCATACAGACGGCTTATTAAGAACTGCCGCCGTCTGCTCGGAACAGAAAAAAGGACTAGTTTACCAAACGGCGTTATGGACTTACTCCAAAGGATATGTATGGATTGTATAAAACTGTGTTTCTCTTGTCTCATGAAGAGGGGACGTTCTACGCATAATCCTAGTGGATGCATGGTTTTACGAATGACAATGTATATCCCAGATTTATAGACTtcacattttgtaaattttgtaGTGTTTTTATACTAAAACTATATTAATGAAATGTGTCAGACGCTCAAGTCgcaagttaaaacaaataatttttttatatattaaaactgatTTTGTATGAAATCTACTGTAGATTatctgtatataaaatgtcatacGTCAGGGGTGAtatttatttcttatatatttaaaaaaaaaagaagaaagaaaaacgcCTCCGTATGAAACCATGTGtgctatttaatatttatatattaaaacaaaacagtccAACGAACAAAAGGAGCTACCTATTTTTTTCTCGTAGCTCTATCTTTTGTACGCGCAGTATTTCTGTACCACTGTTTCTTATACTTGTAGTAAAAGAAACTCAAATGAACGAACCTGTtttcacttatttatttttacttgtgTTGATAAGACGTAGACGTGTGGAAAGTCACCGATGCGTGTAGCTTGTAAAAACAATGATTTTAGAGCTGGTGAATTGCATCATTGTACGGCTATTGAAACGCTCCCGAATGTTACGTCACTTGGATTACACCACCAACAATGTCTGCCTTATTTTTGCAACAGAAAGCAAATCACATCTGAAATGCTTTTAAAATCCACTCCACTGGGGTCTTAACACTTTACTCCGTAACGCAGTACCTAAACGGACGAATGTTTTCCTTGCGGAGACGGAAATCCTGCGTTAAACCAGTGAACCGTGAAGGGAAGTTtagtatatgttttaatgtcAGTTGCAAGGGCTATTAAAACTTTCTAAAGGTGTCGAAATGTGATTCAACCAGAAAGCTTTGATACATCATTAATAcaggaggggggtggggtgggggggggggagagcccATGGGCGGAATACTGGGTGGGTTGGTTTGGTGAATAGACACCCATGGAGTTTCATTCATTAGTCTAGCTTTTCCTCAGTTCAGAAAAAAATTTCCCTATTGTTTTAGCATTTCATAATAAGTACTAATCCCGTTTAATTAGTTCCGACACTTGTCACAAAATTAAGCTCACCAAAAGGTGCTACATACTTTTAACTCGAGACTCCCACAAGCAGAATTTTATTATAGTTTGGCCTTGAATATGGTGGCAATGGATAGACAGTTCTTTCCCATCTAATGATCTGGTTGTCAGTTCTTCTCTTTCCCGTAAAACGTGTATTGGCTGTCTTTACGAAGCTGTAGACTGAAGCCGTCACATCGCAGGTTGTATCGAGGACTCGACTCTTTATGGGAAAATAAGGCTCTTAATTCAAACTGTCAAATCTCGGCGAGTCTGTCAACTTCTCAGTCAGCAGCAAATCGTACTAAGAAATTATACATAAAAAGAATATAGGTTAATTTCGCAATTGTGAATAATGACCTCTTTCTTGAACATATCGTGTCTTTGACAGAGCTTGACGTGCTTATTCTTGTGCCGACGAGTTATGAAATGTTTCAGAGTAAATAAGCCTGTCGTGGATACAGCCATGCATGAACTGTTCACaagaacagtttaaaaaaaaaaatgaaagtaaCTGGTAAATAGAGCGCTTCGGTAATTAATCTGTCACGACAGATCGGTTCCACTGGCCTAGATATtctaagtatattttattatgatttaatgtGCCCAGAGAATacctttacttttatttatgttGAAGGTACCAACCGGCTGCTAACGTAGGCACAATTATGCTTATTATTCCATATATGAGGCcgcaaatgttttattcaatcgAATTCCTTGGGACACTGATTCTTTACATGTCTTATCTCttttttattgtatgttattttattaaacaatcaTACATTTGCAAATTATTCTGCTCCTTTCACACATAAATATATGCCTTGTAACGACATTGAACGTGTtgaacacacatacacgtgttgaacacacatacacgtgtTGTACACCCGGACTGCTAAGATCCACCTAGACAGGTGGACGTTTTAATTGACCCCCTTTCCCCTTCGCCTTGGTCCAGATTCGTATCCGGTTTGAACAACTTGAAAGGGGTCGCTATGAAAGGTGACACAGATAA
The sequence above is drawn from the Gigantopelta aegis isolate Gae_Host chromosome 6, Gae_host_genome, whole genome shotgun sequence genome and encodes:
- the LOC121375135 gene encoding transcription factor SOX-4-like, which translates into the protein MAPQQLTKEEMEMLPEFGSHVVDPQSLTPYSDATNCKKHTNHIKRPMNAFMVWSQLERRKISEVSPEMHNAEISKRLGKRWKLLSEEERQPYVEEAERLRVLHMQEYPDYKYRPRKKGKPTTTPGKIDHGKVSKPTSKPARSDKSKKLAKATAQYVQNTNCGSTTSSQLISANRLKLKLTIDRKFKESIKASKQVPVSNSQLTPPAKVPSSPTVYTPPTPESASFYPEEAYEPTTCSPHQEPQKVQPIIQRQADQQPEGSTLADLDNLTDVLQLPSNWQLDLGSLDLSKLTDTDFAFDIQGSANGSHFEFPDYNAAEVTEMIGLEHDWLESSIGSLISTQ